A region of the Stutzerimonas stutzeri genome:
CCTTGACCCGCGCCAGCACCCAGTCCAGGCCGACGCTGTCGGCATAGAACATCGGGCCACCACGGAAGGCCGGGAAGCCGTAGCCGTTCAGGTAGATGACGTCGATATCGCTGGAACGCTGGGCGATACCCTCTTCGAGAATCTTCGCGCCCTCGTTGACCAGCGCGAAGATGCAGCGCTCGACGATGTACTGCTCGTCCAGCGTCTGCCGCTCGATGCCTTTCTCTTGCGATGCTGCTTCCAGCATGGGCGCAAGGTCGGGGTTCTCCTGCGCGGTGCGGTTGCCGGGCTCGTAGCGGTAGTAGCCGGCGCCGGTCTTCTGCCCGAGCATGCCGGCGGCGCAGAGATTGTCCGAGACGGTGGGGAAATCCAGGTGCGCCGGCAACGTCGCGCGCTGGCGCTTGCGGATCGCCTGGCCGATGTCGAGACCAGACAAGTCGCGCATGGCAAACGGTCCCATGGCCATACCGAAGTTGCGAAGCGCAGCGTCGACCTGCTGCGGCGTGGCGCCCTCCTCCAACAGGAATTCCGCCTCCCGCCCGTACTGGAAGACCATGCGGTTGCCGACGAAGCCGTCGCAGACGCCGACCACCACCGAGACCTTCTTCAGCTGCTTGCCGATCGCCATGGCGGTGGCGAGCACTTCATCGCTGGTCTTCTCGCCGCGCACCACTTCCAGCAGGCGCATGACGTTGGCCGGGCTGAAGAAATGCAGGCCGACCACGTCCTCGGGACGTTTGGTGAAGGCGGCGATGGCGTTCAGATCGAGTGACGACGTATTGGAGGCGAGAATCGCGCCCGGCTTGCACACGGCGTCCAGTTGCTCGAAGACCTGCTGCTTGACACCCATCTCCTCGAACACCGCCTCGACCACCACGTCGGCATCGGCCAGGACGGCGTAGTCGGTGACGCCGGTGATCAGCGCGAGGCGCTGCTCCATCGCATCCTCGGTCAGACTGCCGCGTTTGACGCTCGCCGCGTAGGTTTCACGGGTGCGCTGCAGGCCGCGTTGCAGGGCTTGCTCATTGATTTCCAGCAGCTTCACCGGCACCCCGGCATTGGCGAAGCTCAGCGCGATACCGACTCCCATGGTGCCGCCGCCGATCACCGCAGCCGTGTTGATCGAGCGGGGTTTCACCGCTGCGGAGAGATCGTTGATCTTGCCGGCCTGGCGTTCGGCGAAGAACGAATGAACCAGAGCACCACGCTGAGGCGAGTTCAGGCATTCGGCAAACAACTCACGCTCGCGCTTGAGGCCTTCGGCCAACGGCAGCTTCGTCGCCGCCTCGACCGCCGCGATGCAACGCAGCGGCGAGAACAGTCCAGGCATGCGCTTGGCGACTTCTGCGTGCTTGGCGCGGATCAGCGCCTCGTTGTCGGCGCCCTCAATGCCTCTGGTCTGCTCGCCGGTGCGTCGCGGGGCGCGGCCTTCACCGACCATACGACGGGCATAGGCGAGGCCGGCCTCGCGCAGATCACCCTCGAACAGCTCGTCGACGATGTGGTGCTCGACCGCCTCCGCCGCACCGATGGGTGTGCCGCTGACAATCATGTCCAGCGCCTTCTCGACGCCTGCCAAACGCGGCAATCGCTGGGTACCACCGGCACCGGGTAACAGACCCAACTTCACTTCGGGCAGGCCGACCTTGGCGTCCTTGCGGGCAATGCGGTAATGACAACCCAGCGCAACTTCCAGCCCGCCACCGAGTGCGGTGCCATGAATGACTGCAACGCTCGGCTTGTTGCAGCCTTCGATGACCTCGATCACCTCGGGCAGGCTCGGCGCCTGCGGCGGCTTGCCGAACTCCTTTATGTCCGCGCCGGCAATAAAGGTATTGCCCTCGCACACCAATGCCACGGCACGGACCTGCTGGTCCGCTTCGGCGCGCTGAAAGGCGTTCAGCAAGCCTTCACGTACCACTTGGCCGAGGGCGTTGACCGGTGGATTGTTGACCGTGATCAGCGCGATCTCGCCCTGAACTTCGAGCCGTACGACATCTGTCATGACTGGCCTCCGCTGTGTGAAATGCTGATTGGAATTGTAATTTCACGGAATCATATTTCGCACAGCAGAATAAAGGAGTCACGTTACGTATGTCGATAGGCCGGCATTGCCCAGCAATCAGGCGGGGCAAAGGCGCGTAATGCGCGTCAGCGCTTGATATTGCCGGCAGCCGGACCGGCGTCGGACAGCACTATCAGTCAGAGGAATGTCGCCGCCAAAGCGGGCGCGGCGGCTTCAGCCGGAAACGGCATGCCGCGGTGCGCGAGCGAGCAGGTCGGGGTCGATACGCAGCAAACGCACCGTCCGCTCGCAGGAAAGGGAGGCGGGCTCGCGGCCTTCCGGCAGATCGATCAGCAGCCGCGTCAGGTTGAGCACCAGCGCTTCGCGGCTGAGTGCGCCGGCGCCCAGTGCGTAGTAGGCCGCGATCACCTGGCGCAACTCCAGCGGCAGCGCCCATTGCGCGCGCAACGCCGAGCCAAAGCCTGCGGCCCGTTCCCGCAGGCAGCGTTGAAGTCTCGACTCATCCAGCTCACCGCCACTGTCGAGCCAGTCCTGAAGGCTGCGTAATAGCGCCAGTTCTCCGATGTTCCTCAGGAGGCCGGCGCTGAAGCAGAGCTCTCTGTCCAGCTTCAGCTGCCGCGCCAACCAGCTGGCCAGACGTGCGGTGCGCAGCGCTTGCGCGCCAAGCTGCGCACCCAGTTCGGCCAGACGTGGCTCGATCAGTCGGGCGTTGTGCTGCAGGGCGAGCTCGGTCACCAGCTGGAGACTGCGCGCAGCGCCGAGTCGGCGCTGTGCCTCGCCCAGGCTGAGGCATGGTGCGGCCTGTTGCGTACCGCTGCTGGCGACGCTGATCAGCCGCGCGGTCACCTGCGGGTCGCGGGCCAACAGCTCTTCGAGCTCGGCGAAATCCTGATCACCGCTCTGCAGACGCTGCAGTGCCACCAGCACCCCCTCCTGCAGCGGCGCGCCGCGGTTATGCGGGCGCATGCGCTC
Encoded here:
- a CDS encoding 3-hydroxyacyl-CoA dehydrogenase NAD-binding domain-containing protein gives rise to the protein MTDVVRLEVQGEIALITVNNPPVNALGQVVREGLLNAFQRAEADQQVRAVALVCEGNTFIAGADIKEFGKPPQAPSLPEVIEVIEGCNKPSVAVIHGTALGGGLEVALGCHYRIARKDAKVGLPEVKLGLLPGAGGTQRLPRLAGVEKALDMIVSGTPIGAAEAVEHHIVDELFEGDLREAGLAYARRMVGEGRAPRRTGEQTRGIEGADNEALIRAKHAEVAKRMPGLFSPLRCIAAVEAATKLPLAEGLKRERELFAECLNSPQRGALVHSFFAERQAGKINDLSAAVKPRSINTAAVIGGGTMGVGIALSFANAGVPVKLLEINEQALQRGLQRTRETYAASVKRGSLTEDAMEQRLALITGVTDYAVLADADVVVEAVFEEMGVKQQVFEQLDAVCKPGAILASNTSSLDLNAIAAFTKRPEDVVGLHFFSPANVMRLLEVVRGEKTSDEVLATAMAIGKQLKKVSVVVGVCDGFVGNRMVFQYGREAEFLLEEGATPQQVDAALRNFGMAMGPFAMRDLSGLDIGQAIRKRQRATLPAHLDFPTVSDNLCAAGMLGQKTGAGYYRYEPGNRTAQENPDLAPMLEAASQEKGIERQTLDEQYIVERCIFALVNEGAKILEEGIAQRSSDIDVIYLNGYGFPAFRGGPMFYADSVGLDWVLARVKELHARCGDWWKPAPLLEKLAAEGRTFTEWQAGQ
- a CDS encoding HDOD domain-containing protein, yielding MSISAQVSFVLVAYNEPWRADQLCQLVRELRPGMRVQPAADGHAALELCKRQVPSLLIVDGELDGLDGRQLLRELRRHGPTQRLPCVLISARTDTASVRTVLPLAPAAYLGKPYDLDDLRQRLDKLLPRSAGRAGITTPASTDSVDSFLERMRPHNRGAPLQEGVLVALQRLQSGDQDFAELEELLARDPQVTARLISVASSGTQQAAPCLSLGEAQRRLGAARSLQLVTELALQHNARLIEPRLAELGAQLGAQALRTARLASWLARQLKLDRELCFSAGLLRNIGELALLRSLQDWLDSGGELDESRLQRCLRERAAGFGSALRAQWALPLELRQVIAAYYALGAGALSREALVLNLTRLLIDLPEGREPASLSCERTVRLLRIDPDLLARAPRHAVSG